In one window of Microplitis demolitor isolate Queensland-Clemson2020A chromosome 4, iyMicDemo2.1a, whole genome shotgun sequence DNA:
- the LOC103580922 gene encoding trypsin 3A1 isoform X2 translates to MLKLLIVFTLFAITTAIPRGISSYDRHRNHSSNIEEKKNPTINEVSHHVSIQIHGVHYCSGAIISYRWIVTSAQCIVNFRPCHPLITIRAGTENRYNNGSIHAVDNYIVHPEFKCNGCKIPVNDIGLISIKDTFTFDNTRKFIKLHNNNHHNAVENQKVNVSGWDDNFEKIELSAHLKMKSWSTITTAQCRNYYFFIDEAINNMICAVSDDEKNPCVVGDLGNPMVVNGRLVGVKSYRMGCHSFPGSPTIYTSINSYKNWIKSNTGVDID, encoded by the exons ATGCTGAAATTACTGATCGTCTTTACTCTCTTTGCCATTACAACAG CTATACCGAGAGGTATATCATCTTATGACCGGCACCGTAATCACAGCAGTAacattgaggaaaaaaaaaatccaacaaTAAATGAAGTGTCTCATCATGTCAGTATTCAAATTCACGGCGTCCATTACTGCAGCGGCGCAATAATAAGTTACCGCTGGATCGTCACCTCAGCTCAGTGCATTGTCAATTTCCGCCCATGTCACCCCTTGATAACAATTCGCGCCGGTACTGAAAATCGTTACAACAACGGCTCTATTCACGCAGTCGATAATTATATTGTTCACCCAGAATTCAAATGTAACGGTTGTAAAATTCCAGTAAATGACATCGGGCTGATTAGTATTAAAGATACATTCACTTTTGACAACACGCGTAAGTTTATTAAGCTGCACAATAATAATCACCACAATGCAGTCGAAAATCAGAAAGTGAATGTCAGCGGATGGGAtgacaattttgaaaaaattgaattgtctGCTCATTTGAAGATGAAAAGTTGGTCGACTATAACAACAGCCCAGTgcagaaattattattttttcattgatgaagctattaataatatgatttGTGCGGTTagtgatgatgaaaaaaatccgTGTGTGGTTGGTGACCTGGGTAACCCCATGGTTGTAAATGGACGTCTAGTGGGTGTTAAATCGTATAGAATGGGTTGTCACAGTTTTCCTGGATCTCCCACCATCTATACTTctattaatagttataagaaTTGGATTAAAAGTAATACTGGTGTTGATattgactaa
- the LOC103580922 gene encoding trypsin 3A1 isoform X1: MLKLLIVFTLFAITTAAIPRGISSYDRHRNHSSNIEEKKNPTINEVSHHVSIQIHGVHYCSGAIISYRWIVTSAQCIVNFRPCHPLITIRAGTENRYNNGSIHAVDNYIVHPEFKCNGCKIPVNDIGLISIKDTFTFDNTRKFIKLHNNNHHNAVENQKVNVSGWDDNFEKIELSAHLKMKSWSTITTAQCRNYYFFIDEAINNMICAVSDDEKNPCVVGDLGNPMVVNGRLVGVKSYRMGCHSFPGSPTIYTSINSYKNWIKSNTGVDID, translated from the exons ATGCTGAAATTACTGATCGTCTTTACTCTCTTTGCCATTACAACAG cAGCTATACCGAGAGGTATATCATCTTATGACCGGCACCGTAATCACAGCAGTAacattgaggaaaaaaaaaatccaacaaTAAATGAAGTGTCTCATCATGTCAGTATTCAAATTCACGGCGTCCATTACTGCAGCGGCGCAATAATAAGTTACCGCTGGATCGTCACCTCAGCTCAGTGCATTGTCAATTTCCGCCCATGTCACCCCTTGATAACAATTCGCGCCGGTACTGAAAATCGTTACAACAACGGCTCTATTCACGCAGTCGATAATTATATTGTTCACCCAGAATTCAAATGTAACGGTTGTAAAATTCCAGTAAATGACATCGGGCTGATTAGTATTAAAGATACATTCACTTTTGACAACACGCGTAAGTTTATTAAGCTGCACAATAATAATCACCACAATGCAGTCGAAAATCAGAAAGTGAATGTCAGCGGATGGGAtgacaattttgaaaaaattgaattgtctGCTCATTTGAAGATGAAAAGTTGGTCGACTATAACAACAGCCCAGTgcagaaattattattttttcattgatgaagctattaataatatgatttGTGCGGTTagtgatgatgaaaaaaatccgTGTGTGGTTGGTGACCTGGGTAACCCCATGGTTGTAAATGGACGTCTAGTGGGTGTTAAATCGTATAGAATGGGTTGTCACAGTTTTCCTGGATCTCCCACCATCTATACTTctattaatagttataagaaTTGGATTAAAAGTAATACTGGTGTTGATattgactaa
- the LOC103580924 gene encoding urea transporter 2 — protein MEEKNTTVVCMGDFFLLREKIVKNKNNSIFWFTFGIIDSLLRGIGQVIFANNPLSGLLILLALLFSSPLVICTGLLTGFLGLTVSMLIQEPLQNIENGLTVYNPVLVGCITYSLFSNNYNNGNWDSFSVLLTFIATILSVYLTRSLTTDNFPCVTLPFNLIEIILFIILMIQGNDSKINLIETNNIANMTDNFINQNAKSNENSTNLDWGMVFRGMVVASSQAYGVDNVPAGSIIYLAVVIYSPVTAVFSFTGAAFGALIALGLGIPYKEIYSGLWGYNSFLTGAAFGGLFITFNQQTIPLTIASISFTVAVQYILQHTFSQFNIPIFTIPFVITFFIFLGVRKSNGFFIKPETVTFPEEQRQRYLNSQVHGSSPVQSISD, from the exons atggaagaaaaaaatactactgTTGTGTGCAtgggtgatttttttttattacgagaaaaaatagtgaagaataaaaacaattcGATATTTTGGTTTACTTTTGGAATCATCGATTCTCTGTTACGTGGAATTGgtcaa gtAATATTTGCCAACAATCCATTGAGTgggttattaatattactggCACTACTATTTTCATCACCGTTAGTCATATGTACCGGTTTACTAACAGGATTTTTAGGACTCACTGTATCtatg ttaatacaAGAACCATTACAAAATATCGAAAATGGTCTGACCGTTTACAATCCAGTACTTGTTGGCTGTATAacatattcattattttcaaataattataataatggaaATTGGGATTCATTTTCAGTCCTTTTGACATTTATCGCAACTATTTTAAG tgtttACTTAACACGTTCATTAACGACTGATAATTTTCCTTGTGTCACTCTACCATTTAATCTcatcgaaataattttatttattattctaatgATACAAGGCAATgactctaaaattaatttaatcgaaacaaataatata gcAAACATgactgataattttataaatcaaaatgcAAAGAGCAACGAAAATTCAACAAACTTGGATTGGGGAATg GTATTTAGAGGAATGGTAGTAGCGTCATCACAAGCATATGGTGTTGATAATGTCCCAGCAGgctcaattatttatttagctgTGGTAATTTATTCACCAGTTACTGCTGTATTTTCATTTACCGGCGCAGCATTCGGTGCATTAatcg CTTTAGGTCTAGGTATACCTTACAAGGAAATTTATTCCGGATTGTGGGGTTACAATAGTTTTTTAACAGGAGCTGCATTCGGAggattatttataacttttaatcaGCAGACTATACCATTGACTATTGCATCAATTTCCTTTACCGTAGCTGTGCAATATATTTTGCAACATACATTTtctcaa tttaatatTCCAATATTTACGATACCATTtgtaataacatttttcatatttttgggAGTTAGAAAATCTaatggattttttataaaaccggAAACTGTAACTTTTCCCGAAGAACAGAGGCAGCGATATTTGAATAGTCAAGTTCACGGTTCGAGTCCCGTCCAAAGTATTTcagattaa
- the LOC103580920 gene encoding hypodermin-B: MNLQAVSIFLLTIATAVTSKNLNFILNNTPTIEKNLLTIEEAPWQVSIQTHGVHFCSGAILNEEWIITSAQCIIDNLVSTSVKIHAGSSNRYYNGSTHSIVKQIKHGSFKFNECKIPIYDIGLIKLQDKLILDETRQPIKLSRGNLIPDNKRVDVTAWNDYFNDDRFSVYIEKNYWDIIPETECGSYYYFLNRIPPGVMCGVNANNLINNPCTVNEVGYPMVVNGYLVGIKSWKPDCYIFPEAPALFTNITSHLDWIKSNTGIKPMENKLLPKQTEDNYYQVIRF, translated from the exons ATGAACTTACAAGCtgtgtcaatttttttacttacaataGCCACTg CTGTGACATcaaaaaacctaaatttcaTACTGAATAACACACcgacaattgaaaaaaacctACTGACTATCGAAGAAGCTCCTTGGCAAGTCAGTATTCAAACCCACGGTGTCCATTTCTGCAGCGGAGCAATACTAAATGAAGAATGGATCATTACATCAGCACAATGTATCATCGACAATCTAGTTTCTACATCAGTAAAAATACACGCGGGCAGTTCAAATCGTTATTACAATGGATCTACTCACTCAATAgtcaaacaaataaaacacggatcctttaaatttaatgaatgtaAAATTCCAATTTATGATATcgggttaataaaattacaagataaattaattttagacgAAACTCGTCAGCCGATTAAATTGAGCCGCGGTAATTTAATACCAGATAATAAACGGGTTGATGTAACGGCTTGGAATGATTATTTTAACGATGACAGATTTTCAGTTtacattgagaaaaattattgggACATCATTCCTGAAACTGAATGTggaagttattattattttctgaataGAATTCCTCCTGGTGTCATGTGTGGGGTTAATGCTAataatcttataaataatcCTTGCACTGTTAATGAGGTTGGTTACCCCATGGTCGTTAATGGGTACTTAGTTGGTATTAAATCATGGAAACCAGATTGTTACATTTTCCCTGAGGCGCCGGCtctttttacaaatattactTCTCATTTAGATTGGATTAAAAGTAACACTGGAATAAAAccaatggaaaataaattactgccA AAGCAAACTGAAGATAACTACTATCAGGTCATAAGATTTTGA
- the LOC103580921 gene encoding trypsin-1, with the protein MFKSVIVFCLFIISTVAIPTSSKCIQYTDRLYDTPQPSNNDYSNQLAPYLVSIRLNNVHICSGIIITPEDILTSTQCVYYFSVVVGSTYQMLSVHLGSSNRYRNGSIHYISSIKVKESFSGKRGQIPVYDTALIRLTERIIFDETCDRACIGERNSEKSAIINKQAVVAEWIDNKIETLNNLQLTNWTIISDKECNNYYSFMDQVTNDAKFCAVNMDRDGDVNMCPGDLGNPLMVDGKLVGFKMWRMGCNFPEAPAIFRFIHYDEYYDWIKDNIHGSLC; encoded by the exons ATGTTCAAGTCGGTGATTGTTTTTTGTCTCTTCATCATTTCAACAG TTGCAATTCCAACCTCTTCAAAATGTATACAGTACACTGATCGACTTTACGATACACCACAACCATCAAATAATGATTATAGTAATCAATTGGCACCGTATTTAGTTAGTATAAGATTAAATAATGTCCACATTTGCAGTGGTATAATAATTACACCAGAGGACATATTAACATCGACACAGTGCGTCTATTATTTTTCCGTTGTAGTTGGATCAACTTATCAAATGCTTTCAGTTCACCTTGGAAGTTCAAATCGTTATAGAAATGGCTCAATACATTACATTTCATCTATTAAAGTGAAGGAATCATTTTCAGGCAAACGTGGTCAAATACCAGTGTATGATACTGCATTAATTCGTCTTACAGAGCGTATCATTTTTGATGAAACTTGTGATCGAGCTTGTATAGGTGAAAGAAACTCTGAAAAATCAGCAATTATTAATAAGCAGGCGGTTGTCGCCGAGTGGATTGACAACAAAATCGaaacattgaataatttacaGTTAACTAATTGGACTATTATTTCGGATAAAgagtgtaataattattattcatttatggATCAAGTGACTAATGACGCAAAGTTTTGTGCAGTCAATATGGATAGAGATGGTGATGTAAATATGTGTCCTGGTGATTTAGGAAATCCTTTGATGGTGGATGGTAAACTTGTTGGTTTTAAAATGTGGCGAATGGGTTGTAATTTTCCCGAAGCACCGgctatttttcgatttattcaTTATGACGAGTATTATGATTGGATAAAAGATAACATTCACGGGAGTTTATGCTAG
- the LOC103580919 gene encoding trypsin beta, translated as MFNSVISFVFFAILSVIIPTSSTSIQYTYDTQPLSLLNDDNNNYLAPYMVSIKLNGVHICSGVIITDWDILTSAQCVYSFKSSLPNKLFSIQAGSKNRYKDGSTYYAQSIELHDSFKINDCTLPDGNIARIRLSHAIIFNDTRNRTCIGLKNIEKSAVINEEAIVVEWIDKKVEALNNLRLSNWSIISDEDCNSYYSFMGNVTSNARLCAVNNYKDGDVSNCPGDLGNPLMINGELVGIKSWRMGCNFPEAPVIFRNIRFYYNWIKAKSYGALC; from the exons ATGTTTAATTCAGTGATTAGTTTTGTTTTCTTCGCAATTTTAAgcg TTATAATTCCAACATCTTCAACTTCTATACAATACACTTACGATACTCAACCACTATCTCTCCTAaacgatgataataataattacttagcGCCTTATATGgtcagtataaaattaaatggcgTCCATATTTGCAGCGGAGTAATAATTACCGACTGGGATATTCTAACATCAGCCCAATGTGTTTATTCATTCAAATCTTCACtaccaaataaattattttcaattcaagcTGGCAGTAAAAATCGTTATAAAGATGGCTCAACATACTATGCTCAGTCAATTGAATTACacgattcatttaaaattaatgactgTACCCTACCGGACGGTAATATTGCGAGAATTCGTCTTTCAcatgctattatttttaatgacaccCGTAATCGGACTTGCATagggttaaaaaatattgaaaaatcagCTGTGATTAATGAGGAGGCCATTGTTGTCGAGTGGATCGACAAAAAAGTTGAGGCTCTGAATAATTTGAGGTTAAGTAACTGGAGCATCATTTCAGATGAAGATTGCAATagttattattcatttatggGTAATGTTACAAGTAATGCACGACTTTGTGCggttaataattacaaagatGGCGACGTTAGTAACTGTCCTGGTGATTTAGGAAATCCTTTAATGATAAATGGCGAACTTGTTGGTATAAAATCCTGGAGAATGGGTTGTAATTTTCCTGAAGCCCCggttatttttcgaaatattagattttattataattggatTAAAGCTAAAAGTTATGGAGCTCTATGCTAG
- the LOC103580923 gene encoding trypsin alpha codes for MKFRLAPIFLLAITTGVLATDITINEAPYQVSIQIHGIHYCSGAIISINWVITSAQCLKNIVLNFPYSTIRAGATSTQRNGSVHRINTYKLHDSFELSNANIPLNDIGLIKIADYFNFDSTRQPIRIINPYDPTVHESYNVTGWDINYNNNDNNDTDVSAGLKKQQWLQIDNSKCSEYYFFWNTIKDNIVCAVSEGDIGNTCAIGDLGDPLIIDGYLLGVKSWKMNCDLYSHSPTLFTNVLYYYDWITLQVGYIMNLLQAASEDYTTDIYE; via the exons ATGAAGTTTAGACTCGCGcctatttttttacttgcaaTAACAACTG GTGTACTGGCGACAGatataacaataaatgaaGCGCCCTATCAAGTCAGTATTCAAATCCACGGCATCCATTACTGCAGCGGTGCAATAATCAGTATTAATTGGGTCATTACATCAGCgcagtgtttaaaaaatattgttttgaattttccatACTCAACGATACGAGCCGGGGCTACAAGTACTCAGCGCAATGGTTCTGTTCACAGaattaatacttataaattGCATGACTCATTTGAGCTTAGTAACGCAAACATACCATTGAATGATATTGGACTCATTAAAATcgctgattattttaattttgacagtACACGTCAGCCAATTAGAATAATAAATCCTTACGATCCAACAGTACATGAATCATACAATGTTACTGGTTgggatataaattataataataatgataataatgatactgaTGTATCTGCTGGTTTGAAAAAACAACAATGGCTACAAATTGATAATTCCAAGTGCAGtgaatattactttttttggaaTACAATCAAAGATAACATTGTCTGCGCAGTCAGTGAAGGGGATATCGGAAATACGTGCGCTATTGGCGACCTTGGTGACCCACTCATTATTGATGGATATCTTTTAGGTGTTAAATCATGGAAAATGAATTGTGATCTATATTCACATTCGCCGACTCTATTTACTAATGtcctttattattatgattggaTTACATTACAAGTGGGGTATATCATGAATCTATTACAGGCAGCAAGTGAGGATTACACTACAGATATATACGAAtga
- the LOC103580926 gene encoding uncharacterized protein LOC103580926: MDCKILKLEADNKMTENNSIEKNSSATNYRSIDIEDEILLRNATERLRKNRMLPQRDSQRIEKEEIPLLYGEFDLLTPGRELLLSEQRRELYRRLAELYEAIRKEDEEDKRKKREQALKN, encoded by the coding sequence ATGGATTgcaaaatattgaaattagaaGCTGACAATAAAATgactgaaaataattcaattgaaaaaaattcatcagcAACTAATTATCGGAGTATTGACATTGAAGACGAAATACTATTGCGTAATGCCACTGAgagattaagaaaaaatagaatGTTACCTCAAAGAGATTCCCAGCGTattgaaaaagaagaaattcCATTACTATATGGcgaatttgatttattgacaCCTGGAAGAGAATTACTTTTAAGTGAACAGAGACGTGAGCTTTATAGACGTCTTGCTGAACTTTACGAAGCAATTAGgaaagaagatgaagaagacAAGAGGAAGAAAAGGGAACAGGCCCTGAAAAATTga